The Parvibaculum sp. DNA segment TGCACGAAGCGCGTGTTCTTTTCGCCTTTCGGCCGGTAGCGCGCATTCATCCGCCGCGCCTGGAAATCGCCGCAGACCGAGCAGGACGAAATCTCGCGATAGGCATTCTGCCCCGGTAGCCAGACTTCGATGTCGTAGGTTTTGCGTGCCGCAAAGCCCATGTCGCCGGTCGAAAGCACCATCACCCGGTAGTGCAGCCCGAGCCGCTTCAAAACTTCCTCGGCGCAGGCCAGCATCCGGTCATGCTCCTCGAGTGATTTTTCGGGCGTCGTGATCGAAACCAGCTCGACCTTCGAAAACTGATGCTGGCGGATCAAGCCCCGCGTATCGCGCCCTGCCGCCCCTGCCTCGGCGCGGAAACACGGCGTGTAGGCGGTGAAACGCTTCGGCAGTTCTTCTTCGGTGAGAATGCTTTCGCGCACCAGATTGGTCAGCGGCACTTCGGCGGTCGGGATCAGCCAGTATTTCTCCTGATCGTCCCGGCTCTGGCCCTTGAATGTCGCAAATTGATCGTCGGCAAACTTCGGCAGTTGCGCCGTGCCGAACATCGCCTCGTCGCGCACCATCAACGGCGGCGCGACCTCCTCGTAGCCGAATTCGCTGGTATGCAGATCGACCATGAAATTGCCGATGGCGCGTTCGAGCCGCGCGAGCGCGCCTTTCAGCACGGAGAAGCGCGCGCCGGAAAGCTTGGCCGCCGTCTCGAAATCCATCAGGCCCAGCGCCTCGCCGAGATCGAAATGCTCGCGCGGCGCGAAATTCATCGCGCGCGGGGCACCGTCGCGGTGATGTTCGACATTGGCGCTCTCGTCCGGGCCGACCGGCACCTCGTCGAGCGGAATGTTGGGGATCGACGCCAGCGCGGCTTCAAGCTCGGCATTGACCTGCCGTTCCTCTTCCTCGCCTTTCTGAAGGTCGCCCTTCAGCGCCGCGACCTCGTCCATCAGCTTCTTCGCGGTCGCTTCGTCCTTCTTCGCCTTGGCCTGGCCAATCTGCTTCGAAGCGTCGTTGCGGCGCTGCTGCATCTCCTGCAAACGTGTAACGACCTTCCGCCGCCGCTCGTCGATCTCGACAAGGCGCACGGCCTGCGGCTCGAGCCCGCGCTTCGCGAGCCCGGCATCGAAGGCTTGGGCGTCGTCGCGAATGGCTTTGATGTCGAACATG contains these protein-coding regions:
- the serS gene encoding serine--tRNA ligase; translation: MFDIKAIRDDAQAFDAGLAKRGLEPQAVRLVEIDERRRKVVTRLQEMQQRRNDASKQIGQAKAKKDEATAKKLMDEVAALKGDLQKGEEEERQVNAELEAALASIPNIPLDEVPVGPDESANVEHHRDGAPRAMNFAPREHFDLGEALGLMDFETAAKLSGARFSVLKGALARLERAIGNFMVDLHTSEFGYEEVAPPLMVRDEAMFGTAQLPKFADDQFATFKGQSRDDQEKYWLIPTAEVPLTNLVRESILTEEELPKRFTAYTPCFRAEAGAAGRDTRGLIRQHQFSKVELVSITTPEKSLEEHDRMLACAEEVLKRLGLHYRVMVLSTGDMGFAARKTYDIEVWLPGQNAYREISSCSVCGDFQARRMNARYRPKGEKNTRFVHTLNGSGLAVGRTLVAVMENYQQADGSIEVPQALRPYMGGLEVIAPHG